A window of Saccharomyces paradoxus chromosome XIII, complete sequence genomic DNA:
ATTATAGTATCTGACTTCTTGTTTGCCGTCAATTGGAACGCGTACAGCAACATGATGGCCAGCGGGAATCTCCAAGCTTTCCAGTCTTGTCTTCAACTTAAAACGATACAGGGCGGTATTCTTGGAAATTATGGTTTGATCTTCCAATTCTAATGAAGTCCACTTATCTGGATACAGTgaccttcttcttttgtagGCAGAGTATGCTCTGACGAAGATGATCATGAAGAGGATGGGTAAACTCCACAGGATTTTCAATTCACCAGACATATACGTGGTGATGGcaacaccaacaacaaaTAGCGCGGCCGGGATATAGATCCCGTGAACAGGTTCGTCCAGAATGTTAGTTCCTTCTATGTCTTCTTGTGACATTTTCTTCACACAGTTCTTGGAGTGCTTTATTTTGGTGATAAGTTTGGGTGGCAACGAGATGAGCTCAAAactctttgttttttatgaatatttttgtcttggaatattttcgaatttttcaatattccGCGGAACATAGGGGAAAACCAACTTAATAAGCTATTGTTCTAAGCGTTCATCAGTGGGAAAGCGAAAAATTGTTTAATTAGAGGTATCTTCATTtgtataaatatatatatatatatatatatttatatggATGTTGTGTAAATTTAAATCTATGAGCAGTAGCTGGGAAATAAAATGGAGGAAAAGAGCACATTATTAGAACTCTTCAGCATAGGAATCGGCGCCCACCTCGATATAGTCTCTTTCTAAGGCCGCCAAATCTTCTCTCGCTTCGGTGAACTCACCTTCTTCCATACCTTCACCAACATACCAGTGGACGAAAGCACGCTTTGCATACATCAGGTCGAATTTCTGATCGATTCTCTTCCAGGCATCTGCGATGGCAGTGGTGTTGGATAACATACAAACAGCTCTATCCACATTGGCCAACTCGGAACTTGGTATCACACTTGGTGGCTCGTAGCAGATACCAATCTTGAAACCTGTTGGGCACCAGTCCACCATTTGTACggttttcttgttctttacCTGTTCGACGGCTCTTTGGACATCTCTGGTCACCACGTCACCTCTGTATAACAGACAGTTAGCCATGTACTTGCCCTTTGTTGGGTCACACTTGACCATCTGATTGCCCGGTTCAAAACATGCGTTTGTAATTTCTGACACGGAGTTGGACTCGTGGGTGGCCCTCTTCTTGGACAAGATAGGAGCATACGAaaccaaaggaaaatgaattctTGGATATGGTACCAAGTTGGTTTGGAATTCGTTCAAGTCCACGTTTAATGAACCGTCGAATCTCAATGATGCTGTAACAGATGATACCACTTGAGCAATCAACCCGTTCAGGTTACTGAAGCTCGGTCTGGAAATCCCCAAATTCCTCGTGCATATATCATAAATGGCTTCGTTATCAACCATAAATGTACAGTCTGCGTGTTCCAGGGTGGTATGCGTAGTTAAAACAGTGTTGTAAGGTTCCACGACAGAGGTGGACAATTGAGGTGCAGGGTAAACAGCAAACTCCAATTTGGATTTCTTTCCGTATTCATACGACAAATTTTCTAATAATAGCGAACCCAAACCGGAACCAGTTCCACCACCAAGGGAATGGGTGAATAAGAACCCTTGTAATCCGTCACATTGATCGGCCATCTTTCTGATTCTTTCCTCGACCTCATCCACTATCTCTCTACCCACTGTATAATGGCCTCTTGCGTAGTTGTTGGCGGCATCTTCTTTGCCATTAATCAATTGTTCTGGGTGGAAAAGATCCTTGAAACGTCCCGTACGCACTTCGTCAATAACGTTGGGCTCTAAATCCACGTAAATTGCTCTTGGGACGAACTTACCGTACCCGGTTTCATGGAAGAATGTAGAAAAGCCCTCTTCACCTCCCTTGGGTTTTGATAGGCCATCCTCCAAATGACCATCTGCCTTGATGCCGTGCTCCAGGGAGTATAGTTCCCAGCATGCATTACCTATTTGACAACCTGCTTGACCAACTGtataggaaaaaaagataacaaaAATTCCAGCAATCCTCCTCTGAAGAAGACACAAAATGACTCCCCATGTAATGGGGTCAATTGTGAgctttttcattaaagcatgtcaagaaaaaatggaaaaaaattaattgtTAGTAAACGGTACTAGTataaatcaatttttttgcctttaATCAACAAGATGAGGGCCAATTGGGACTGGATCAGGTCAGATCAGATCGAACTACTTTCCATGTCTCACAAATACCATTGTCCTCGAATcttaaacaaaaaaaacacgCATACATACCATTAATACTAATGACCTCTCTCATTGTCTCCAGTGGGGTGCTCAGTCTGATTAATGTACTTTTATGGGATACTTGATCTGTGTTTATATTTCTTCTAGA
This region includes:
- the TUB3 gene encoding alpha-tubulin TUB3 (Alpha-tubulin~similar to YML124C), translating into MKKLTIDPITWGVILCLLQRRIAGIFVIFFSYTVGQAGCQIGNACWELYSLEHGIKADGHLEDGLSKPKGGEEGFSTFFHETGYGKFVPRAIYVDLEPNVIDEVRTGRFKDLFHPEQLINGKEDAANNYARGHYTVGREIVDEVEERIRKMADQCDGLQGFLFTHSLGGGTGSGLGSLLLENLSYEYGKKSKLEFAVYPAPQLSTSVVEPYNTVLTTHTTLEHADCTFMVDNEAIYDICTRNLGISRPSFSNLNGLIAQVVSSVTASLRFDGSLNVDLNEFQTNLVPYPRIHFPLVSYAPILSKKRATHESNSVSEITNACFEPGNQMVKCDPTKGKYMANCLLYRGDVVTRDVQRAVEQVKNKKTVQMVDWCPTGFKIGICYEPPSVIPSSELANVDRAVCMLSNTTAIADAWKRIDQKFDLMYAKRAFVHWYVGEGMEEGEFTEAREDLAALERDYIEVGADSYAEEF